A genome region from Streptomyces sp. NBC_01296 includes the following:
- a CDS encoding SGNH/GDSL hydrolase family protein — protein MCTTALRRRARRTLAGAGVATALLAGVLTGCQSGGSATEGERGAQAGPRWNTAPSSIAAVGDSITRGFDACSVLADCPEVSWATGSDPAVHSLATRLLGEAEVPARSWNYAVTGSRMADLAGQLASAAEHKPDLVTVMVGSNDACRPSASSMTPVADFRAGFEKALAGLRAASPASQVYVSSVPDLQRLWEQGKDSPMVRQIWKLGICQSMLADPLSGASGATARREQVRARVVEYNEVLREVCKKDALCRYDGGAVFQYPFAADQLSRWDWFHPGKDGQARLAELAHRQVTAAEPPR, from the coding sequence ATGTGCACCACCGCCCTGCGCCGCCGCGCGCGCCGGACTCTCGCGGGCGCGGGCGTGGCGACGGCCCTCCTGGCCGGGGTGTTGACCGGGTGTCAGTCGGGCGGGTCGGCCACGGAGGGTGAGCGGGGAGCGCAGGCCGGGCCGCGCTGGAACACCGCACCCTCGTCGATCGCCGCCGTCGGCGACTCCATCACACGGGGTTTCGACGCCTGTTCGGTGCTGGCGGACTGCCCGGAGGTGTCCTGGGCCACTGGCAGCGATCCCGCCGTCCACTCCCTCGCCACCCGGCTGCTCGGGGAGGCCGAGGTGCCCGCGCGCAGCTGGAACTACGCGGTGACGGGCTCTCGGATGGCGGACCTGGCCGGTCAGCTGGCCTCGGCCGCGGAGCACAAGCCCGACCTGGTCACGGTGATGGTGGGCTCGAACGACGCCTGCCGCCCGTCGGCTTCGTCGATGACACCGGTGGCGGATTTCCGGGCCGGTTTCGAGAAGGCCCTCGCCGGTCTGCGGGCGGCCTCCCCCGCGTCCCAGGTGTACGTCTCCAGCGTGCCGGACCTGCAGCGCCTGTGGGAGCAGGGCAAGGACAGCCCGATGGTGCGGCAGATCTGGAAGCTGGGGATCTGTCAGTCGATGCTGGCGGATCCGCTGTCGGGGGCCTCCGGGGCGACGGCCCGGCGCGAGCAGGTGCGGGCGCGGGTGGTCGAGTACAACGAGGTGCTCCGCGAGGTCTGCAAGAAGGACGCGCTGTGCCGCTACGACGGCGGAGCGGTGTTCCAGTACCCCTTCGCCGCCGACCAGTTGAGCCGCTGGGACTGGTTCCACCCGGGCAAGGACGGGCAGGCCCGGCTCGCGGAGCTGGCGCACCGCCAGGTGACGGCGGCCGAGCCGCCGCGCTGA
- a CDS encoding DUF3145 domain-containing protein, whose product MTTRGVLYVHSAPRALCPHVEWAVAGVLGVRVNLDWIRQPASPGTWRAEFSWQAEAGTASKLASALRGWHLLRFEVTAEPCPTAEGERYSSTPELGIFHAVTGMHGDILIPEDRLRAALARSARGETDLEAEIAKLLGKPWDDELEPFRYAGEGAPVRWLHQVV is encoded by the coding sequence GTGACGACACGTGGAGTTCTGTACGTGCATTCCGCACCGCGCGCGCTCTGCCCGCACGTGGAATGGGCTGTTGCGGGCGTGCTCGGGGTGCGGGTGAACCTCGACTGGATCAGGCAGCCCGCCTCCCCGGGCACCTGGAGAGCCGAGTTCTCCTGGCAGGCCGAAGCGGGCACCGCGTCGAAGCTCGCCTCCGCGCTGCGCGGCTGGCACCTGCTGCGCTTCGAGGTGACCGCGGAACCCTGCCCGACCGCCGAGGGCGAGCGCTACAGCTCCACCCCGGAACTCGGCATCTTCCACGCCGTCACCGGCATGCACGGCGACATCCTGATCCCCGAGGACCGGCTGCGCGCCGCCCTCGCCCGGTCCGCGCGCGGCGAGACCGACCTGGAGGCGGAGATCGCCAAACTGCTCGGCAAGCCCTGGGACGACGAGCTGGAGCCCTTCCGCTACGCGGGCGAGGGCGCCCCGGTCCGCTGGCTCCACCAGGTCGTCTGA